Below is a genomic region from Streptomyces sp. NBC_00461.
GCTGGGCGCCTACCTGATCGGCCCCGGCAGACTCCCGCGCGCCATCCGGGGCACATCCGAGCGCGCCGCGGACTCCACGGCAGTGTGGGCATACGCCCACCAGGTCCGCACGGGCCGGGTGGGGACCTGGGTCCAGGCCCACCGCCGGTGGGTTGCCCTAGCCGTCCTGCTGATCGTGGCCCTGGTCTTCGCGCTCTGGAACCACCCCACGGCTCTGACCATCCTGCTGCTGGTCGTCATCCTGCTGGCTGCACTCGCGCTGCTCGCACTCCTCGCCGCCTCCGGCCGCGCCACCGTCGACGCCGAGGGAACGGCACCGCCGCGATCGGACGGCGGCAAGTGAACGGCCGGCTCATGGCCTCCCCGCCCCGGCCTCGGCGGGTACGGGATACGGCCGGGTAGACCCTGGCAGCCCGTTGGCCCAAATGGCTGGGAGCGTCGCCCGAAGATACACTGAAGTGAATAGGTAAATATGCCTATTTCACCCAGCGCGGCAGGGGACGGGGCACGATCCGCTAACTGCTACGGCGGCGACCCGGTCGGCCACCGAACTCGACGTCATTCCGCTCGACGTCATGCCGGACGACCCACGACCTCGGCGGCTGCCGAAGCACCAACGCGCTGTGCGCCGACGACCAGATCGTGGAGCGTCTGCAATGACCCAGAACCATCTCTCCGGCGACGAGACGCGGCACCTCACTCTCCAGGAGCGGGTGGCTCGGGGCAAGGCCGCGCGAGCCGACGTACCCCGGTCGAGTCACGCCGAGTTCACGGCTCTGCCGAAGCGAACGGACCCGGTGGAGATCATCGAGAGGCAGTCCGCGACGCGGGTGCCGGAACTCGTGCCGATCCGCTACGGCAGGATGAGTGAGGCGCCGTTCCGCTTCTATCGAGGGGCCGCCTCCATCATGGCCGCGGACCTTGCGGAGACGCCGCGCAGCGGGTTCAGGGTGCAGTGCTGCGGTGACGCGCACATGTTGAACTTCCGGTTGCTGGCCTCGCCGGAACGCCGTCTGATGTTCGACATCAACGACTTCGACGAGACGCTGGCCGGACCGTGGGAATGGGACGTCAAACGGTTGTCGGCCAGCTTCGTCATCGCGGGCCGGGCGAACGGCTTCAGCGCCAAGGAGCGGGCGTCGGTGGTGCGGGCGGCGGTGCAGTCCTATCGCGAGCGCATGCGGAGCTTCGCCGGGCTGGGCAATCTCGAGGTCTGGTACACCCGCTTCGACGCGGACGAGTTGCAGGAGCAGTTCGCCCCGTTGCTGAGTGCGGGGGTGCGCGATCGCTGGGAGAAGACCCGGGAGCGGGCTCGTGCTCATGACACGCTGCAGGTCTTCGACAAGCTCACGCACGTCGTTGACGGAAGGCGTCTGATCGCTCCCGATCCGCCGCTGCTGATGCGGCTGCAGGATCTGCTGCCGGACGCCGCACGCGGCGAGTTGGAGAAGGAGCTCAGCCGGCTGATCGAGCGCTATGGCCAGACCCTGCAGACGGACCGCCGGTTCCTGCTGGACGGCTATCGCTTCGCCGACGTGGCCCGCAAGGTGGTCGGTGTGGGCAGTGTGGGAACCCGCTGCTGGATCATCCTGCTGCTCGGCAAGGACGACGAGGATCCCTTGTTCCTCCAGGCCAAGGAGGCCGACGAGTCGGTTCTGGCGCCTTACGTCGGCGGCAGTGCGTTCGCCACCCAGGGCGAGCGCGTCGTCGCCGGCCAGCGGCTCATGCAGGCCACCAGTGACATCTTCCTGGGCTGGGAACGCCTCACGGGCATGGACGGCAGACAACGGGACTTCTACATACGCCAGTTGCGGGACTGGAAGGGAATCGCGGTGGCCGAGAACATGTCGCCGAAGAGGATGGCCCTGTTCGGCCGGCTGTGCGGTGCCACGTTGGCCCGCGCCCACGCCAGGTCCGGGGACCGTATCGCGATCGCCGCCTACCTGGGCGGCGGCGACGTCTTCGACCGCGCGCTGGCGACGTTCGCCGAGCTGTATGCCGACCAGAACGAGAAGGACCACCAGGCCCTGGTCGACGCCATCCGGGCCGGACGGGTCCCGGCCGAAGCAGCCTGAGAAGCCGGCCGCCGGCAGCATCGGCGATGCTTTCGGGCTTGAGCTTCCTGTCGAGAGGACCGGTTGCGAACGGCCCGGCCGGGGCCGCCCGCCGCGCTTCCGCAAGAGGACCCGCGACCCCCGCCCTCACACGCACCGCGACCTCAGCACCGACGACGCCAAACAGGAGGAGCAATGAGCAGCTATGTGAACCTGGCCTACGACTATCCGGTCCTGGGGGCCTTCTGGACGATCATGTGGATCTTCCTGTGGGTCATATGGATCTTCCTGCTCTTCCGCGTCATCGTCGACATCTTCCGCGACGACTCCATGAGTGGCTGGGGCAAGACGGGATGGCTGGTCTTCACGATCGTCCTCCCCTTCCTGGGCGTCTTCGTCTACCTCATCGCCCGGGGCAAGGACATGGGCAGGCGTGAACAGAAGCACGCCCAGGCCAAGATGGAGGAGACGGACCGGTACATCCGCGAGACGGCCGGCACCACCGGCCCGGCCAGCGAGGCGGACCAACTCGCCAAGCTCTCGGAGATCCGGGCCCGCGGCGACATCTCCGACGAGGAGTTCCGCCAGGCCAAGGAGAAGGTCCTCCACCACTGAAACCGTGTGGGTACGAGTGGAGCCCAGCAGCGGCACGGGCCGGTGCAGAGCGGGGTTCACGACGTCGACGTACACCGGCGCGAGCTGTTCAGTTGCGAGCTGCTCCCAAGCCCGTCTGTTGACCGTGGCCTGGTTGGGCTACCTGACGGTCCGGTGCCCCCTGGCGCTGGGCTGCTCCCGCCACCCCCGGGGCGGGAACTCCGGGAGCATCGCTCCCGGTACAACTTGCTGTGCTGTCCAGGCGGGTGGTCATCTCCTGTTGGGGGGTGGGGAGTTCGTGGTTCGGGTCGTGCATGGGTCGGTTCTTTGTGGGGTGCTGTTGCCGGGTGCTTCGCTGTGCGCAATCCCGTGCCCCGGGCTTGTCTGCCCGGGGCACGGGGTGAGCCGGAAGGGAGGGGCGGTCGGTGCGTTCGGTCTGCAGCTGGTCGCGCGGGGCGCGGGCGCGGCTCTGTCCGATCCGTAGTTCGCTGCGCAGGGCGCTCTGCGGTCAGCCGACACGTGGCGCGCCTATCACTGGGCGGGCTCGATGTCTCCCGCATCGGCCTGGGAGCCATGACCATGGCCGGCACCTACACCACGGGCGGGGCACTCGACGACGCCGAGTCGATCCGCACCATTCACCGGGCGCTGGACCTCGGGGTCACCCACATCGACACCGCCGAGATCTACGGCCCCTTCCACAGCGAGGAAATCGTCGGCAAGGCCATCAAAGGCCGGCGCGACGACGTAGTCGTGGCGACGAAGTTCGGCCTCGTCTCCCACGCCGGTGGCGGCCCCCGCGTCATCGACAGCAGCCCCGGCAACGTGAAGACCGCGGTCGAAGGCTCGCTCCTGCGGCTCGGCACCGACCACATCGACCTCTACTACCAGCACCGCGTCGACCCGAACACCCCCATTGAGGAGACCATCGACGCGCCGGCCGAGCTGGTCGCCGAGGGCAAGGTGCGCCACATCGGACTCTCCGAGGCCGGTCCCGAGACGATCCGCCGGGCACACGCCGTGCATCCGGTGGCCGCGCTGCAGACCGAATACTCGTTGTGGACCCGCGACGTCGAGGCCGAAATCCTCCCGCTGCTGCGCGAGTTGGGCATCGGGTTCGTGCCCTACTCCCCGCTCGGTCATGGCCTGCTGACCGGGCAGATCCGCACCGTCGACGACTTCACCGATGACGACTGGCGCAAGACCAACCCGCGTTTCACCGGCGAGAACTTCCAGCGCAACCTGCGCATCGTCGACGAAGTGCAGGCCATCGGCGCCGAGATCGGCGCCACCCCGGCCCAGACCGCGCTGGCATGGCTGCTGACCCGCGGCGACGACATCGGCCCCATCCCCGGCACCCGGCGGGTTACGCGCGTCGAAGAGAACACCGCCGCCGACGCCGTCGAACTCAGCGCCGTACAGCTCGACCGCCTCAACAACCTCACACCGGCCGCGGGCGAACGCCATGACGAGGTCAACATGGCCAGCATCGACCGCTGACCGCTGACCGCTGACCGCTGACCGCTGACCGCTGACCGCCGGCGCCCCTGCGCCCGGATCAGCCCACGCGCCTGGACTTCGCGGGGGGACTGACGCCCCGGCGAAGTTCCTGGCCCGTCACACCCGACCAACCTGCATCCACTCACACTCACCCGTTTCACTGATCACTGGCACCGACCCCGACTTCCGGACAGACGTCGCCGCCGAGCAGGCACGGCTCGCTGAACACGACGTGATCGTCTTCCAGCACCCGGTGTTCTGGTACAACACCACCCCGCTCTTCAAGCAGTGGCAGGACAAGGTCTTCACCCTTGGCTGGGCCTTCACCATGGACGGCTCCGCCTCGCGGCTGGCCGGCAAGAAGGCCGTTGTCGCCGTCACCACCGGCGTCCCCGCCGACCACTACACCCCTGAAGGCGCCAACGAGGCCACCATCGAGACGCTCCTCAGCAACGGGCACGCCACCCTGCGGCTCTGCCAGTTCGACATCCAGCCGATGGTCAAGCTCTACGGCACGGCATTCGGCCTCTCCGACGAAGACCTGGCCACCGCCGCCAAGCAGTACAACGAGCTGCTCGCCTCCTTCGCGGCCTGATCGCACCCTCACGACGCGACGACAGCCCCCCTCGCCGATCGCGACGCAGCGGTGCCGTGCCCCACCGGTCTTCGGTCGCTCTTCGCCGTATCGCCGCCAAGCGACCGGAGATCTGTTTCGGCGGCGACCGTGTCGTGAAACAGCGACCGCTCGTCGCCGAGCGCTGTCGGCTCGGTGGATCTGGCTGGAGCACCGGACGTGACTATTGCCATCGACCCACGACTCCCGTATTGTCGTACGAGCGTAAGGCATACGAACGTAAGTCAATTCAAAGGAGTCCGTGATGGCGACAACTCGGCCGGTGGCGCTCGTGACAGGTGCCTCATCGGGGATCGGCAAGGAGACGGCCCGCGCCTTCGTCGCGGCGGGTTTCGAGGTGATCGGAACCGGCCGCAAGACCTCCGGACTCACCCCGCCCGCCGGGGTGACATACCTCGATCTCGACGTGGCCGGCGACGACTCGGCCACCGCCGCGGTCGGAAAGGTGATCGACCGGTTCGGACGCATCGACGTCCTGGTCAACAACGCGGGCATCGGCTCGGCGGGCGCGGTCGAGGAGAACTCCGTCGCCCAGGCCCAGAACGTCCTGAACACCAACGTCCTCGGTGTCATCCGTATGACGAAGGCCGTCCTACCGCACATGCGCGCCCAGGGTGGCGGACGCGTCATCAACATCTCGTCCGTCCTGGGCCTGATCCCCCAGCCCTACATGGCTCTCTACGTCGCCGCGAAACACGCCGTCGAGGGCTACTCCGAGTCCCTGGACCACGAAGTCCGCGAACACGGCATCCGCGTCCTCCTCGTCGAGCCCGCCTTCACCAAGACCAGCTTCGACACCAACGCCGCACAGCCCGACACCCCGCTGCCTCTGTACGCGGAGCGACGGCGCATCTTCGACG
It encodes:
- a CDS encoding DUF2252 domain-containing protein, yielding MTQNHLSGDETRHLTLQERVARGKAARADVPRSSHAEFTALPKRTDPVEIIERQSATRVPELVPIRYGRMSEAPFRFYRGAASIMAADLAETPRSGFRVQCCGDAHMLNFRLLASPERRLMFDINDFDETLAGPWEWDVKRLSASFVIAGRANGFSAKERASVVRAAVQSYRERMRSFAGLGNLEVWYTRFDADELQEQFAPLLSAGVRDRWEKTRERARAHDTLQVFDKLTHVVDGRRLIAPDPPLLMRLQDLLPDAARGELEKELSRLIERYGQTLQTDRRFLLDGYRFADVARKVVGVGSVGTRCWIILLLGKDDEDPLFLQAKEADESVLAPYVGGSAFATQGERVVAGQRLMQATSDIFLGWERLTGMDGRQRDFYIRQLRDWKGIAVAENMSPKRMALFGRLCGATLARAHARSGDRIAIAAYLGGGDVFDRALATFAELYADQNEKDHQALVDAIRAGRVPAEAA
- a CDS encoding SHOCT domain-containing protein, with translation MSSYVNLAYDYPVLGAFWTIMWIFLWVIWIFLLFRVIVDIFRDDSMSGWGKTGWLVFTIVLPFLGVFVYLIARGKDMGRREQKHAQAKMEETDRYIRETAGTTGPASEADQLAKLSEIRARGDISDEEFRQAKEKVLHH
- a CDS encoding aldo/keto reductase, whose protein sequence is MARLSLGGLDVSRIGLGAMTMAGTYTTGGALDDAESIRTIHRALDLGVTHIDTAEIYGPFHSEEIVGKAIKGRRDDVVVATKFGLVSHAGGGPRVIDSSPGNVKTAVEGSLLRLGTDHIDLYYQHRVDPNTPIEETIDAPAELVAEGKVRHIGLSEAGPETIRRAHAVHPVAALQTEYSLWTRDVEAEILPLLRELGIGFVPYSPLGHGLLTGQIRTVDDFTDDDWRKTNPRFTGENFQRNLRIVDEVQAIGAEIGATPAQTALAWLLTRGDDIGPIPGTRRVTRVEENTAADAVELSAVQLDRLNNLTPAAGERHDEVNMASIDR
- a CDS encoding NAD(P)H-dependent oxidoreductase, which translates into the protein MTGTDPDFRTDVAAEQARLAEHDVIVFQHPVFWYNTTPLFKQWQDKVFTLGWAFTMDGSASRLAGKKAVVAVTTGVPADHYTPEGANEATIETLLSNGHATLRLCQFDIQPMVKLYGTAFGLSDEDLATAAKQYNELLASFAA
- a CDS encoding oxidoreductase, which produces MATTRPVALVTGASSGIGKETARAFVAAGFEVIGTGRKTSGLTPPAGVTYLDLDVAGDDSATAAVGKVIDRFGRIDVLVNNAGIGSAGAVEENSVAQAQNVLNTNVLGVIRMTKAVLPHMRAQGGGRVINISSVLGLIPQPYMALYVAAKHAVEGYSESLDHEVREHGIRVLLVEPAFTKTSFDTNAAQPDTPLPLYAERRRIFDEVIADAMKAGDDPAVVAKVIVTAATEKKPKLRYTAGPLAARMRTLRRFAPTATFDKGIRKFNRMPA